The region AACTATACTGGCGGTAATAGCGCTAGAAAAAGTTTTTACGCCGCTGTTTGAAAATGTAAGGTTATTAAAAGTTTCTCCTCCGGCTTTAAAAATACTTTGCGCTGAAGTGGAGTTAAATGTTACAGTTGAATTACCTGGTACAAAAGTTCCTGCATCAAACCAATTTCCACCAACATTAATATTTAAAGTAGTTGTTCTCAAACTACCACTGTTAATATTTACATTACGTATAACGGTTAAAGGGCTTGTTACAAGCGAAGCTGTAGCATTCGCGCTGCTTACCGATAAATTACCAATAGGATAGCTTGTGTTTAAAATCATTGTTTGTCCTGCAGGTGTTGCAGTACTTCCTATTTGTAGCGTACCTCCCGTAACGGTTCCTCCAATTGAACCTGTATTCGTAAAGCCGTAATTTTGTGCGCCACCGCCACCTTCACGCGGAATAATTATTAATCCTCCGGTTTGATTGAATTGTGAACCTACTCCCGTGATATGAAACGGAGCATAATTTGTGTTGGTTGATCCAATAGAAGGAACTGTCACGGTTCCATTACTAATGCTGAAATAAGAAAGATTATTGATGCCAACATTGTAATATTTACCGGCGATGTTTAAAGCGCCGCCATTCATAGTAACAGAGCCTCCGCTCGATAAAATATCTTCATTAGCTGCATTCCCAATATTAGCAGTTCCGTTTGTAATCGTAAGTTTTCCAATTAGAGTTATGCCCGCACCTGTATTGATAGTGGCATTGTTTGAATTTAACCAAATGCCACAAGTTTGTCCGATAGTAGTTGCAGCAGTAAATGGGGTGAGGTTAGAAGTGTTTGTTTGAGAAAGTTTGAATGTACCGTTTGATAAGGTTAGAAAATTTGCGTTTGCAGTAAAATTACTTGAGGCTACTTCTAAAATGTTATTTGAAGTAGAGCCCATGTCGAGCGTAATAGTGTTGAAACTATACGTACCGGTGCCGCTTATAGTTTGACTTCCGTTTTTATTAAAAATTATTCTACATAAGCTATTAGCATCGGTTGAAAAGTTAAGAGTTCCATTATTGATGATATTTCTTTTTGCAATGACGGTGTGAGTAACATTAGAGCCACCGTTTACACTGAAGGAGGCAAGTGAATTAATAGTAATGTTATTTCCAACATTTAGTATACGAGCAGTACCGCCTCCAAATTCTAATTTTGCCGCAGCTCCTTGACCAATAGTTAAGTTATTACAAGCTCCGCTTACATTGATGGTTACAGTGTGCCCATTTGCTATCGTAACATCTTCACCCGCGGCAGGCACACCGTTAGGTGTCCAAGTAAGCGCGTTACTCCAATTACCTGACTGGTTAGAGATTTTATTTCCATTAGATAGAGTAGCTTGTGTGCCTGTAAGTGCTGTACTCAAACACCCTTCAGTTACCGCATAAACGCGCCACTGATAACTTGTAGAAGGAATCAAGCCTGTAATATTAGCTGAAGTTGCGTTAGCGGCAGTTTGAGTAACGAAATTGAAATTAACGCCATCATCCGAATTATAGATTACATAACCAACTTCGTTAGTGGCCCAATTAGTCCAATTAAGCGTCATTGCACTTGAAGTTACGCCGCTAAAAGTTAAACCGCCAACAGGATTAGCAGGAACCGGAGGAGTAAAAATGTACTGGGAGTTAGCAGCAGGCATTGCTGTAAGATTATTCTGGACAGTGTTATTAAACGTGTTCGCATTTGCGGTTTGTAACATTTTTAATTGAGCGAGTGTGGGAACTGCACTAATAGTAGCGCTGTTTAAACCCATGCTATAAGAAAAATTTTGTGTGCCCTGAGTCATGGTGCCATAATTAATTTTAATAACACCGGTGTTTTCTATAAGTTGCACTTGAAAATTTAAGCTGGGAGTTGTGTTTAAATAAACAGCCATATTAATCCATTCAATAGTAAAAGTTCTGCTTGGTGCAGTTCCTGTTAAAGAATATTTAATACTTGTTCCGAGTGGATCAACACCACCTTGTGCCGTTAAATCATCATAAAAAGGTGCAATAGCAGGATTGGTTGAATTAGCAGGATTAGAGTTAGTGAAGGCAGTGTTTTGATAACCGAAATCATCAGCTGTAGGGCCACCGTCGTCTGTTGAAGCTGAGAAATCTATAAATCCATTCGTAGAAGCAGAGATCTTTGTGTAACGAATTCCGTTGTACCAAAAGTCAAAACCGATATCTTGAAAATCACTTCGGTTATCGTCCTGAGGAAATGTTCCGGTATTTCGCCATGTGCTAAAGGCATTTCCTGTTGTACTTATAGATGGATAACTTACACCTGTGTTTCTTACAGAGGTGTAGTTTTGTAATGTTTGCGAATTAATGCAGGTAACTGCTATTATTTGCAGAATAAGAGGTAAAATTTTTCTCATCAAATGCGTTTAGTAAAACTCCTAAAAGGATTTAATTATAAAATTACAATATTGTAATAGAGAGATGGAAAAAATTAGATGAACACTGTTTTTTTGTAGATTTAAATTAACTCATTGTTAGTCAATGAAAAAGGCCGGGTATTTTAGTCCGGCCTTAAGTATGAGTTAATGATATAGCTTATTCTGCTGATTCAGTAGATGAGGTCTCTCTTTTACCTTTAGCTTCAGCAACCACAATTTTCCTTTCGTTATGATCGCTACCATTTAAACCGTTGATCGCTGCATTGCCTTCAGAATCATTTGGCATTTCAACAAAACCATATCCTTTACTGCGACGCGTTTCCTTGTCTTTAATGATACGTACATTCGATACTTCGCCGTATTGCTCAAATAATTCTTTTAAAGCTTGCTCTCTTACTTTAAAACTGATGTTACTAACAAAAATGTTCATAGAAATGATATTTATTATGTTAGTAAAAATAATAAAAATAATTCAATCTCCAAATTTTTAGTATTGGTCGTCAAAAAAGCCCGATTAAAAGATTTTTGCCTCCA is a window of Bacteroidota bacterium DNA encoding:
- a CDS encoding fibronectin type III domain-containing protein; translation: MRKILPLILQIIAVTCINSQTLQNYTSVRNTGVSYPSISTTGNAFSTWRNTGTFPQDDNRSDFQDIGFDFWYNGIRYTKISASTNGFIDFSASTDDGGPTADDFGYQNTAFTNSNPANSTNPAIAPFYDDLTAQGGVDPLGTSIKYSLTGTAPSRTFTIEWINMAVYLNTTPSLNFQVQLIENTGVIKINYGTMTQGTQNFSYSMGLNSATISAVPTLAQLKMLQTANANTFNNTVQNNLTAMPAANSQYIFTPPVPANPVGGLTFSGVTSSAMTLNWTNWATNEVGYVIYNSDDGVNFNFVTQTAANATSANITGLIPSTSYQWRVYAVTEGCLSTALTGTQATLSNGNKISNQSGNWSNALTWTPNGVPAAGEDVTIANGHTVTINVSGACNNLTIGQGAAAKLEFGGGTARILNVGNNITINSLASFSVNGGSNVTHTVIAKRNIINNGTLNFSTDANSLCRIIFNKNGSQTISGTGTYSFNTITLDMGSTSNNILEVASSNFTANANFLTLSNGTFKLSQTNTSNLTPFTAATTIGQTCGIWLNSNNATINTGAGITLIGKLTITNGTANIGNAANEDILSSGGSVTMNGGALNIAGKYYNVGINNLSYFSISNGTVTVPSIGSTNTNYAPFHITGVGSQFNQTGGLIIIPREGGGGAQNYGFTNTGSIGGTVTGGTLQIGSTATPAGQTMILNTSYPIGNLSVSSANATASLVTSPLTVIRNVNINSGSLRTTTLNINVGGNWFDAGTFVPGNSTVTFNSTSAQSIFKAGGETFNNLTFSNSGVKTFSSAITASIVTINSGATVDVGTTNNQLTLRSHFLNSGTFNARSGLVFFNGTISQSIGGTSTTDFFDITLNNNAGAILNNSENLIGTLTLNNGTFNTNAQVFTMVSTATNTARIAQITGSGNIIGNVTVQRFAPGGFTGWTLLGAPITSALTYQDWDDDIYISCPSCPDGSASGFLSIYTYDETVGGAYDNPSAYVPLSGITDPITPNTGYWVYLGTGSVTTTNITMDVTGSVGKFNTNIPLKYTNTGTPANDGWNLITNPYPSPVRWSLLKGTAANLDNAIYAYNPDLNAGSGSHATYVNNISSPAIGAGGIGDTIPMGQGFYVHVTGTSTIVAQEANKVGGNPTFLKVNQSASVASSTPLLRLHLKSVMGHDDETVLYLQSGANDTFDDSYDAYKMRGQDPYAPTLALEKNNVQFQINGVAPISGNFSMPLKALTGYSGTYTISPENISSFPAGACINLYDVFTNTTTNLKTNSYVFTLADTTSVARFRLNITMNPLTINSNINQPNCAAPTSGEIIAQGANSGPWNYYWKNSIGNTIQTSLNKSTADTLKNLSGSTFTVEVNTVGMCDNNTTGFVINNVMLPVSQFMCEDTTYLSAGALITCTNTSSSASSYYWDFGDGLGFSSAMNPTYNYSSPGIYTVTLISTSSTGCNDTTTQIVVVSNAITTGINNLANASGLLIKTIRANEFVLEKNLDVEKECSFTLYDELGRLLINYGKIITRKIYLPLDLKEYSSGIYFLHLTINGEPEVIKLPVQ
- a CDS encoding RNA-binding protein; translated protein: MNIFVSNISFKVREQALKELFEQYGEVSNVRIIKDKETRRSKGYGFVEMPNDSEGNAAINGLNGSDHNERKIVVAEAKGKRETSSTESAE